Within Mytilus edulis chromosome 10, xbMytEdul2.2, whole genome shotgun sequence, the genomic segment AAAATATACAAGAATGAAGGTAAACTTACTAGAAGAACAAGTAACTAGAAAGACCAGAATATTTTATAAGAAAGAGTATCAAATTAACAAATGTACAAGTTATATAATTTCTCCTCGACTAGGTACATGTAAGTTAGTACACCTATATTCTATCAGTGCATATAGgtcaaatttaaaagttttaaacggTATATGAACGTTTTGTAAACTAGCATATAAATGCGAAAGATAGTCGATATTCATGAAATAGTGTCTTATTCttatcatggaagtaatatttactTCCATGCTCTTATATACAAATTACTGAGATCGATACATATAGAATTATTACATATGTGAAATCTGTTACATGGTAACACATGTACACTATATTTTTCAGGGCAATCAATAGTATTGGCAAACAGATTTTTTTCCAATCCCGGACTTGTTTCGATCATTAATGCAAGATATAGCTCTGAACCAACGTCAGCAACATTCATTCAATGTTGAATTATGCAATATCACGAACGTTATTACAAGGTAAATTGTATACTAACAAGTCCATTACTTGCGTAATTATTTAGTACTGCTTAATCAGCAGTCACGTGGCTTGTGATAATTTTCAGCATGTGACCGTTTTTTCATTAAACCTGAACCAACCTTAGTACCTTAGCCATGGTCCCACAAACAAAGCccttaaccccaccacattatgtatgtatgtgcctgtcccaagtcggaaagcctgtaattcagtcgttgtcgtttgtttatgcattactttaatatttgtttttctttcatttttgtacatattatACATTTGGCCGTTAACCTTTTtgagttttcttgtttgaattgttttaaattatcatttctgggccttttataactgactatgtggtatgggctttgctctttgttgaaggccatacggtgacctatagttgttaattcagttctgtgtcattttggtctcttgtggacagttgtctaattggcaatcatgccacatcttcttttttttaaattagacttTTTTTCGGTTTAGATTTCTTGATTTTCTTCGTCTCGTGTCGTGATCACAATGGCCCAGCAATCCACAGTCGAACATCTCGTATGACGTCATAGCATTCTCGGGGACTACAACCTGCATAATTTGAAACCGTGAGAGAAAAGATCGAAACTAAGTTttgtagaatttataaaaaaaaaaagaaaaaaaaaagagagagacaaaagataccaaatgtTCATTCATACTCATCAGTTGATGAACCCGATCAAAACCGGAGCAGtttctttgtgagcagcaaccgtCTGTCAAGGAAATCGATTCACGACAGGAAACGCAAGCCTTGGAATATTGTGTCCAATGGGAAACATTTTTGTcaatgattattcattttcatttttcatctgttactattttcatttttcatctgTTACTATATACTCATGTTTATTTTGAACACAATTGTTTCTCTTCCTTTTCATGCTGTCGTATGCAAGTTAATCATACCATAACTCGTGTCACGGGTATAAAATAAGCTATGGCTTACCATTCCAAATAAAATGTTCGGACCTCCGTTTTACAAATTTAGAGGGTCATATATTCTGCAAAGCAAAAATGCAGGAAAAAACCCCAAGAAAAATGTGCGCTTGTGGCAATATCAATAATAACCATGTGACAACTCATAGATGTATTAACCTCACTTCTAATGACCCCAATataagttacatgtatgtacCAATATGCTGTCATTTGGTTTCAAAGCTATTTCTTACCGTGCACTTCTAAAAGATATTACTCATTACTACAACTAAGCGAAGGTGTATATCTTGTATCTACAAGTTGTAAAGTAGGAACAAAGTCGGTCACCTTGTTCACAAGCCGCTGTTTTAGCCCGAGGATCTCCGAACGTAACGTTTGATCATCTCATTGAACACCTCGCGACGATCAATCATCCGGGACTTTAAAGTGAAGACTGTACATGAAGCCGTGCTATATTATGTTTTTCCATGTAATGGCTGATGTCAAGTAAATCACCgatgaaaaatatcaatgtacCTACCGCAAAACATGCTGGTGTACAATCAGAGAAAGGTTTCGGCCGTGTTTCCTTTCTGATTTGCAAGCTCCACATATGCACATATGTATGCTAGCGTGTCTTATTGTTATCAATACCAAACATCCGGTCCGTGTGCAGAACCCATTCAATATGCATATTTATGTATGGTCCAAGACTAGTGATATCCTTAGCTAAATGCTGGAAACTTATAAACTGGTTCTCGGTTGACTACTACACTTTGTTCGACTGTAGTGTAATACAAGCGGATTCCAGTTTTGGAAACTTAGACCTCATAAACTACAAGCTCATACTGCCGATAGCTTAGGTGCCCACTAAAAGGTATCAATTATGGATATACAATTAATCAGCAACCACTAAAAAGTTATAATTGCACACATAGATATATTGGTATTAACTAGATTTATAGTATCAAAGAAGCATAACTCTGACAAAAGTGAGATAACAATAAAATTTGGTATGTACATAGCTAGCAAGTGTCGATACATCgttgcaataaaaaaatatattgccatTTCTGCACAACAAACTATGACTTTATGTAGGGATTGACCATGACTGCCCATCATAACATTGCGTTGTGATTAATCTTTAATTAACATCATTAATGTGTGCAAAAATTGACCCTTATCACTCACCCTTATTACTATGTATAGTGATTGTCCGTTGTCACAGTTCGCATTATTGTTTTTGctatgatgtggtatgagtgcttaTGAAACCACTCCCCTACCAAAATAcaagtataaaaagttaacaattaaagATTAAAGTACCACCTTACCACAAACCACACCAGTGTGATGATTGACCTTTACTACACAAAAATTGTGTTGTGAATGACCCATAATACAAACCATGATTGTGTGCTAAATTTGACCTTTACTTCACAACTTTAATGTGTGCTAAAACTTTCCCAGACATCATAACATTTTACTAAGATTGACCTTCACTGCACAACAACCTTCGTGCTATGATTGACCTTTACTTCATAACAACCTTTGTGCTATGATTGACCTTTACTTCACAACAACCTTCGTGTTGACCTTTACTTCACAACAACCTTAGTGCTAGGATTGACCTTTACTTCACAACACACTTTGTGCTAGGATTGGCCTTTACTTCACAACAACCTTTGTGCTACGATTGACCTTTACTTCACAACAACCTTTGTGCTATGATTGACCTTTACTTCACAACAACCTTTGTGCTAGGATTGACCTTTACTTCACAACAAACTTTGTGCTATGAATGACCTTCACTGTACAACCTTTGTGCTATGATTGACCTTCACTGCACAACCTTTGTGCTATGATTGACCTTTACTTCACAACCTTTGTGCTAGGATTGACCTTTACTTCACAACAAACTTTGTGCTATGAATGACCTTCACTGCACAACCTTTGTGCTATGATTGACCTTCACTGCACAACAGCGTTTGTGCTATAATTGACCTGTACTTCACAACAACCTTTGTGCTATGATTGACCGTCACTACACAACAACCTTTGTGCTAGGATTGACCTTTACTTCACAACAACCTTTGTGCTAGGATTGACCTTTACTTAACAACGACCTTTGATCTATGATTGACCTTTACTTCAAAAGAAAATTTGTGTACTGGTACCGAACGTGCAAGACTCTTATGCATATTCAATGTCGTTAAACACTTCGTCGTGATCTTGTTGAACTTTACTACATCACAAACTTTGTGCTAAGATTGACCTTTACTGCACATCAACCTTTGTGCTAAGATTGACCTTCGCTGCACAACAACCTTTGTGCTAAGATTAACCATCACTACACAACAAACTTTGTGCTATAATTAACCTTCATTACACGACAAACTTTGTGCTGAAGTTGACCTTTACTTTATGCTATGGTTGGCCTTTTCCTATTGCTATTTTTTTGTACAGTGATTTAccctttatacaattttattttgttatgtcaTGCATGCGATAGGTCATTAATGCACAGTTACTAACGTTACTCTCATTGCAGCTTTACAACTTAATTACTAGCAATTGAGCAACAGTGAGTTTTTCTATGTAAATGTAATAACAGTGACTTTTACTGTGAAAAATACTCCCATGAATCAGATATATTAAATATCAGTCATTGAAGTTATTTCCAACTAGATTTTGAACCCATCTGGTCAGAAATCAATCTTAAAATCTTTAAATTACAATGAGTGTACAACTCctgatttttatttaataacaaaCAAAGGTTTTCACTTTTgaactatttttaattttcttttttcatcattttacaaCAATAAATTAACAACGAGATGTCTTTAAGACATCAACAAAACAATTGTGATGTTCACATAATATACAATCTGTTAATTAAATAATTCTCCCCCTTCCCTCAATATAACTAGTTGTCTGCATTACAAAGTTAGATAACCCACTGAACTACCCCCTCCCCCTCTTCCcaaaaaaagtaatattattaatataataatattaattaatgtATGACTTATAATGTTTAAATCTCATTGAAATGTCTTTTAATATGTGTTAAAACTGATGTTGAATATGATTTGTGAGTTATAATGTTAACTATGATTGGTGTCCTATAATGTACTACAAAGTAATGtagaaagtaaaatttaaaatcaacagATTGTAAATTACATAAAGTAAATGCTGAATGAAACATTAGATGTTTATTACACAAAATGTTGGAACACTATAATGGTGTAACTGCCCTATTATCTCATCCCCATAAGTTCTATTATCTCATTCCCCTAAATTTCTATTATCTCCTCCCCCTAAAGTTCTATTATCTCCTTCCCCTAGACTTCTGTTATCCCCTCCCCTCATAACTTCTATCTACCACATTTTTCCTAACATCCATACATTTCCCAAAGAAACCTAATGTTTAACTTTTGATCTAACTACAGTAAGATTAACTGTTTAAAATTGGATTGAAACTCCAGTTTAGTGTTCCATTTCGAGATCattgttctagattttgaccctGGATTAAGACTGTAttgcatgtgcacttttaaaGTTCACATTTTATGTCAGAAAGCAAAACAAAAgcattttacaaacaaacaaaacaattctcaaataaaaaatctttttcacttttcagatgtttcaAACTTctcttttaaaaacattaaaaggcATAAACTTATACTgcaacacaaaaaaacataactacaaaatatattaaagaatatcTACATTTTCTGATAAATAAGTTCTGGTATATTCTACCAGATTTATACCAATAAATATTTTCTGTCACAAACCATTGATAAGTTTactataatttatataaataatgagATCATCTAAAGTCACAGTTTTATACATTGCACATTTTTTTTCCTCAGTAAAACACAGACAGTGAATTTAATTCTGATTTCTGGCAAGATCCTTCAATAAATAGCTGGTCATTGTTTTGGCAAGTTTTGAATCTCCAATAATCTGTCTGGTAACTATGGTAACATCTTCCATAATTCTTTGTCTGGGTTTTGCTGAACACAATAGCACTGAAAGATAATGAGATGTACATTATTAATAATTCAGACATGGCAAATATAAATATAGTTGTCAATTTAATATTccacaatatatataaaatgtttttattgaaGATACTGTTCTATTATCAATAgtaatttttacataaattatataGACATAATTTTAAGGTATATCACATTATGTTATTTATAGCTTTTCATTGTCTCTACAGAGAGAGATTATTGATTCTGTGACTGATGTCTATAGAAACTATATAAACAACTTACCTATTGTTAATAATTGATGAGGGTTAGATTCTGGGAGATTTGGTTCTTATTGTGGATAAAGATACATCTGATCTGCTTCGCTTTCTTTTTGGCATAAAAGctataaaagaaaaagattttATTAATAACAGACTAAATATAACGTTGTGTATATATGTCATGAAATTAACAAtgtaatttacaaaatataaatagaaCATTGTGTAGATCACTGTATACAAATgtcatgaaattttgaaattttatttataaacgtTATGTACATCACTGTGTGAAATTGTCATGAAATTAAGAACAATGttatttacaaaattgaaattttaatttcccTGGACAATGTAATCTATTTCAAGCGGAAATAAACACAAAGTCAGACAGTTTATTACACATTAATCAGATTACAATAAATATATTCGATTATACAATATCTGTTGATGTATCGCCATGgatgtatcaaaataaaaatattacaacGGCGGGAAAGTAAAACATAATGTTCGTGCCAAGTTAAAAATCTTATGAATGAAACGGCGGGGAGGTACAAGGTTGTACATGTCTACCTATAAAATGGAGACAAACTGAACAAGTTTGTACAAGAATTGAACCTGCACCAATCAGATATTCAACTTGCGATTTAAACTTCAATTCCCGCAAATTTAACCACAACAATGAATAAACAcgttaataaaattaaaatttacgaaaatgtaattattaaattttgaaatattctcTCCCGTTGTGAATTGCTACGTTTTCCCGTAATTTACATATTTGTCATAAGTACACAATTTAATTTCCGATATTTCTGGTATTTACAAACATAACATTTAACACGGATTTTGAACGTTGCCTTGCAACAGAAAGATTATTATGAAACCGACATTTCTCACCGGGTTACAACCGTACGTTAATTTATACAACTAGGGCGTAGTAAATGCGTAAATTTGAGATAAGTGGTTGACCTAGCTTGTCGAATAAAATGTCAACAACACATCGCGGTAAACAAGTCGTGGcctagattttataactcaccaGAAATCTGTGTTTGAACGACTTTCTTCTCAGGTTTATTGCACACATTAACATTTTTCTGACTAGAACAATTCTCCTCCGAGTTCGAAGATTTTTCACTTATGTCCTGACAAGAATCTAAAGACAACACAGATTGTAAACTTCCCGTTGTCTGTTTCACAGTATTTATGTCACTAATTTTCCTTTTCAATTTCACTGGATAGTCTCTGGTATAAAAAGACGGAATATATTCCTTTTCTTCACAAACTTCCCACTGGTATTTCCCTTCTAGAGGAACATCTTGATCAAAGTCATAATTCCATTTCTCACGTAATTCACTTTTATTGTCCTCTAAAGCTTTATCCAAATCTTTACGGATACTTTCGTGGTCGGGTGGACCAAACAGACAACGACGAACTTTAGATTTTGTAGAAAAGGTTTGCATCTTGGTTCTTACTCctaaagaaaaattgtaaatattagcAATTTTCTACACCCTCTGTCTTTAAATGGCAATCACACAACTGAATCCTGTCACAACACGCAGCGTTACTTTAAGATCGATTGACCAATCAGAATCGTGGTAGGCGTGGTCAGATGATTAATTTATCTAGCTTATTTACTATGAAGGTCAGATAGAGAGAAATGACCAGACTAGTATTTTAACGTGTAAAATAACTTTTAagttaaattaatttataaaattctataaaataacttTTTAACTGAAGTGAAAATGAATCTTATCCAATTGATTATAAAGATTTGGAggtctgttttattttatatacgCTATTTTATGCATCAGCGGTTTTTCTAAATATAGAAACGATTGTAACGTGTTGGCACTTGCCTTCAGGGTCATTGTAGCGGAACTTAAGTAAAGAATGAATTCATTATGACACGTGAATGGGGTTAAACATACTATGTACAATAAACAATGAATATACTTCCGATTAAGTTCGGTACAAATTTCATTAGAGAAGAAAGACTGTATTTAATTGAATTAATTGATTAAATAAAAGATCAAATATAGTTCATGATTATAAATAATTGTTCATTATTGTGATTGTTCGAGGAAATTACAATgtttttattgtttctttgtaGATCAGATAAATAAAACATTGTCCAGTAtattaatattcataaaaaaaacaacccaagaataacaaaaaaagaaaaaagaaaaagaaaaaaaaaccatttggtTTACACTAAGTCTTTTCAATAGtataatcattttaaaagtttttgctTTAACaatgaattgctttaaataaaaataagaaagtaCATAATTTTTAAATGTAGTTGTACACGATTTTCATAAAATAGCATAGAACTTTtagtgttaaataaaaaaaatcgcgATTAAGTCCGATGTTTTACTCcaagatataaaataaaacacgaaTTTAATGAAAGTGTATAATGCACGAAATATTTCACCATGAAATTAATCcaaatatgtaaattttgaatAAGGTAACAGAAAAAAGCAGAACcctcaacattttaaaaatacatcaAATTTTTTTGCttcctttaaataaaattaataaaatactaCAATTACTAAGATGATTAATTTTATgaccttgttttttttaaatctcttatTAATCtaggattttacaaaatccctgattttacTTATTCTCAGGTTACCTATGCTTTTGTACAGAAAACTAAATAATTACAGTTTTTGTTAATGTACTAGTAGTCTGTTTTATTTATGAACTGGATAGGtgtttaatattattaataaagATATAGTCCGTCAATATGGTCAATATCGACAAAAATATCTCTTTATTTCAATTGGCAAACGATTTAAACTTCGAACGATATCTTGAATCTTTGTACTACCATTTTTGTTTCCAAGTCGAATAAAAAGTTGCATAAAATATATAGTTCAAGCTTGAGCTTGTATACTAACATATTTAGCACAATAGTCCCAGATTTTAGACATCTAAGATAAAACCTGATCTATTGGTCCCATTTGTGGGATTACGATGAGCAGAGAATGTAATGTGGAATTTTCAATTTGTGTATTTCGCgtttaaagaaagataactctggACAGAATTTGTGACATACATTGTGTATAATATACAAAGACTTGAGTTGGCACGCGACAGATGGTTGGACAAATGTATTTATTGGATTTGCAGATATTGAATTTGTGTAATGTCATTTTCGCATTCTATATACTATATCAGTGAAGATTAGCTATGTTGTTTAACTTTCAATATTGACGCGTGTACATGGAACAGGTGTCCGATAAGTGGACATATTGCAAAGTTGAACAAAGAATTAAATATTTCTCAGGACTTAGGTTTTGTTTGTTATGGTTTCTGTTGTACAGTTTGATTGACATAACTAGAAAACAATTCATTCTGTTGATATGTAAAATCttatattttcttaaagtttGCCGAGGCCGATtgaagcagagacatataataattgtattatatgtctctgattgaagtaaataaaatacagatagttaaaatataacaaaagttGTACCAAAAATAGTTTATGAAGAAAATACTGCAACGATACTGAGAAAagttttacactattaaaataaaaaaatatctaaactATAGAAGCGGATACTGAGAAAACTTATAATTAAGATCTTAAATATATACTCAATTACAATAGTTATTAAATGCTGTATtcgttttttgtgtgtaaataaatgaaaataaattacagAATTTTGGACACAATGCTTGACCATATTGTAGAGCACCTAGTTTTGTTTGATTATACCGATTAATTTACCGTTACTAAAGGACAACAATGTCCCGACAAAGGGACTTTACAATACCCAacggaaaaataaaaataaagacattAATCGTTTAATAAAATGGACAATTAATCTAATTTCCTGTCATTAATGTGTTGTATCACCATACAAGTGTTAAATTCCACATAAAACTAAAAATTACAACTCTTTAACAAAGTggcaataaaaatataattattgtcGTACAACAGGTTTACATTTTTGGTTAAGTGGTACGGATAGTAAGATAGTAACTTATAGCACCTAGTGAACAGCGACCTTTGTAGGGATGGAAAACATTAAACGTTTTATCAGAAATATCTTGTCGTGAAACTTTTTAACAGGCTTAAAAAAAGGAGGAACTTAATATTTCAGTTCATTGACGTAATTTATAAGAAGAAACCCGGAAACCTCcctattttacaataaatcacgAACAGGAAATATTACGGATATAAGATCATTATGCAGTTGTTTTGTTATTAATCAGATTATTTCATTGTAAACACTGCAACCAAAATTTAGAGTtatgtataaaatatttgaaaatatatacgaGAACAACCAAACAATTATAGTTTTTGTTTCTTTACACGAGTGAGACTGTAAGcttaaaatatataacatttcgGAACAGACGGTATCAGTTACaaaattaaatagttttaaaattcctaactaaacaaataaatcaaaccagagacatatatgcaATGTATTCCCTGCTCAAACACTCACGAAGAAGAAACCAGTAGAATCGATTGTAATGGGATAATTATTGAAATTCTCATCTGAATGGTTATGACACTATTGGTCAATACTGGTCAAATATTGACCATATAAACTTGAGTCTTGACG encodes:
- the LOC139492057 gene encoding cyclin-dependent kinase inhibitor 1-like, translating into MQTFSTKSKVRRCLFGPPDHESIRKDLDKALEDNKSELREKWNYDFDQDVPLEGKYQWEVCEEKEYIPSFYTRDYPVKLKRKISDINTVKQTTGSLQSVLSLDSCQDISEKSSNSEENCSSQKNVNVCNKPEKKVVQTQISAFMPKRKRSRSDVSLSTIRTKSPRI